One Neovison vison isolate M4711 chromosome 2, ASM_NN_V1, whole genome shotgun sequence genomic window carries:
- the PRAP1 gene encoding proline-rich acidic protein 1 isoform X2 → MRRLLLVTGLLALLLGEAGPASLPQVLIKAEGHVGGPEWDTKEAWDARVVDLKTDNQLLGLLAAPSLAAATWEKWQGSEAQAGTEDTLGHVPSPRWDPELDRDDLYHPAPEEAREAQDEAGLWPWALSLPQVLQGPEEDRDHIYHPREDSGGP, encoded by the exons GCTCCTCCTGGTCACTGGCCTGCTGGCTCTGCTGCTGGGGGAGGCAGGCCCAGCTTCCCTGCCCCAG GTCCTCATCAAGGCCGAAGGCCACGTCGGGGGTCCTGAGTGGGACACAAAGGA GGCCTGGGACGCCCGTGTGGTGGATCTGAAAACGGACAACCAGCTCCTGGGGCTGCTAGCGGCACCAAGCCTTGCCGCTGCCACGTGGGAGAAATGGCAAG GCTCCGAGGCGCAGGCAGGGACGGAGGACACCCTGGGCCATGTTCCAAGTCCCAGGTGGGATCCTGAGCTGGACCGTGATGACCTGTACCACCCAGCGCccgaggaggccagggaggcccAGGATGAGGCAGGGCTCTGGCCCTGGGCACTGTCACTTCCCCAGGTGCTTCAAGGGCCAGAGGAGGACCGAGACCACATCTACCACCCCAGGGAGGATTCTGGGGGGCCCTGA
- the PRAP1 gene encoding proline-rich acidic protein 1 isoform X1 → MFSQGTPLGRHPRDSPTFLGPYSSGIRRSGGGCLAGGSGFREGCLAIALGRWRGQWCLSGGPPGAASKGRNRATKDASGEQPPTRSPTQRLEAAQTAVGALTGGAPGSSSAQVGLTQLCSHRAWDARVVDLKTDNQLLGLLAAPSLAAATWEKWQGSEAQAGTEDTLGHVPSPRWDPELDRDDLYHPAPEEAREAQDEAGLWPWALSLPQVLQGPEEDRDHIYHPREDSGGP, encoded by the exons ATGTTTTCTCAGGGGACACCCTTAGGACGCCACCCAAGGGACTCTCCGACCTTCCTGGGCCCCTATAGCTCAGGGATACGGCGGAGCGGGGGCGGTTGCCTGGCTGGCGGGTCTGGGTTCCGTGAAGGTTGCCTGGCCATAGCTCTTGGGCGGTGGAGGGGTCAGTGGTGCTTGTCCGGCGGTCCCCCGGGGGCCGCTAGTAAGGGACGGAACAGAGCCACCAAGGACGCTAGTGGGGAGCAACCTCCCACTAGGTCTCCTACCCAGCGCCTCGAGGCTGCTCAGACGGCGGTGGGCGCCCTCACTGGCGGGGCTCCTGGCTCCTCTTCTGCACAGGTAGGCCTGACCCAGCTCTGCTCTCACAGGGCCTGGGACGCCCGTGTGGTGGATCTGAAAACGGACAACCAGCTCCTGGGGCTGCTAGCGGCACCAAGCCTTGCCGCTGCCACGTGGGAGAAATGGCAAG GCTCCGAGGCGCAGGCAGGGACGGAGGACACCCTGGGCCATGTTCCAAGTCCCAGGTGGGATCCTGAGCTGGACCGTGATGACCTGTACCACCCAGCGCccgaggaggccagggaggcccAGGATGAGGCAGGGCTCTGGCCCTGGGCACTGTCACTTCCCCAGGTGCTTCAAGGGCCAGAGGAGGACCGAGACCACATCTACCACCCCAGGGAGGATTCTGGGGGGCCCTGA
- the FUOM gene encoding fucose mutarotase gives MVVLKGVPALLSPELLYALARMGHGDEIVFADVNFPTASICRCGPEEIRADGLGIPQLLEVVLKLLPLDTYVESPAAVMELVPGDRKIGLLTPVWKSYESILLEAGCERALAKIERFEFYERAKKAFAVVATGETALYGNLILKKGVLAPEALI, from the exons ATGGTGGTGCTAAAGGGCGTTCCGGCGCTGCTGTCCCCTGAGCTGCTCTACGCCCTGGCGCGGATGGGGCACGGCGACGAGATCG TTTTCGCAGACGTGAACTTCCCCACCGCCTCCATATGCAGGTGTGGGCCGGAGGAGATCCGCGCTGACG GCCTGGGCATTCCCCAGCTCCTGGAGGTTGTGCTGAAGCTGCTGCCACTGGACACCTACGTAGAGAGCCCG GCTGCCGTCATGGAGCTGGTGCCCGGTGACCGGAAGATCGGCCTTCTGACCCCGGTATGGAAGAGCTACGAGTCCATTCTCCTGGAGGCGGGCTGCGAG AGAGCCCTGGCCAAGATAGAGAGGTTTGAGTTTTATGAGCGGGCCAAGAAGGCTTTTGCTGTTGTAGCAACTGG GGAGACGGCCCTTTACGGAAACCTCATCCTCAAGAAGGGGGTGCTGGCACCCGAGGCACTGATCTAG
- the ECHS1 gene encoding enoyl-CoA hydratase, mitochondrial, with product MAALRALLPRVRGPLRPLPGSAALRPFSSGAGFQYIIAEKKGKNSNVGFIQLNRPKALNALCNGLITELNQALEAFEEDPAVGAIVVTGGEKAFAAGADIKEMQNQTFQDCYSRKFLSHWDRLAQVKKPIIAAVNGYALGGGCELAMMCDIIYAGEKAQFAQPEILLGTIPGAGGTQRLTRAVGKSLAMEMVLTGDRISAQDAKQAGLVSKIFPVERLVEEAIQCAEKIASNSKIVLAMAKESVNAAFEMTLTEGNKLEKKLFYSTFATEDRKEGMTAFVEKRKANFKDQ from the exons ATGGCTGCCCTCCGCGCCCTGCTGCCCCGCGTCCGCGGCCCGCTGCGCCCCCTCCCCGGCTCCGCGGCCTTGCGCCCCTTCTCTTCGG GTGCTGGCTTTCAGTACATCATCgcagaaaagaaggggaagaacAGCAACGTGGGCTTCATCCAGCTGAACCGCCCCAAAGCCCTGAATGCCCTCTGCAACGGCCTGATTACCGAGCTCAACCAGGCCCTGGAGGCCTTCGAGGAGGACCCAGCCGTGGGGGCCATTGTCGTCACGGGTGGGGAGAAGGCGTTTGCAG CCggagctgatatcaaagagatgcaGAACCAGACGTTCCAGGACTGTTACTCCAGGAAGTTCTTGAGCCACTGGGACCGGCTTGCGCAAGTCAAGAAGCCGATCATAGCTGCTGTCAATGGCTACGCC CTTGGTGGAGGCTGCGAACTTGCTATGATGTGTGACATCATTTATGCTGGAGAAAAGGCCCAGTTTGCACAGCCGGAAATCCTGCTGGGAACCATCCCAG GTGCAGGGGGCACCCAGAGACTGACCCGCGCTGTTGGAAAGTCATTGGCCATGGAGATGGTTCTCACTGGTGATCGGATCTCGGCCCAGGACGCCAAGCAAGCAG GTCTCGTCAGCAAAATATTTCCTGTGGAGAGACTGGTCGAGGAGGCCATCCAGTGTGCTGAGAAAATCGCCAGCAATTCTAAAATCGTACTGGCAATGGCCAAAGAATCCGTGAACGCAG CTTTTGAAATGACATTAACAGAAGGAAACAAGCTGGAGAAGAAGCTCTTCTATTCAACTTTCGCTACC GAAGACCGGAAGGAAGGGATGACCGCGTttgtggaaaagagaaaagccaaCTTCAAAGACCAGTGA